From Pseudomonadales bacterium, one genomic window encodes:
- a CDS encoding nitroreductase family deazaflavin-dependent oxidoreductase — protein MSENKFDYVKTRREDVDEIPAKWVPLVRKVMRRYTQFNVWVYKKSNGRLMKHFPGGYPICIVGMTGRKSGERREVALIHLPWQDQGVDKKLIVASQGGMDKHPVWYHNIKANPDIDIMVTGLKHDYTARQISEDEKRALWPHLLSLYPDFDEYQARTDRAIPVFVCEPK, from the coding sequence ATGAGCGAAAATAAATTCGACTATGTTAAAACACGTCGAGAAGACGTTGATGAGATCCCGGCCAAATGGGTGCCGCTGGTCCGTAAAGTAATGCGTCGCTATACCCAATTTAATGTATGGGTGTATAAGAAAAGCAATGGCCGCTTGATGAAGCACTTCCCAGGTGGCTACCCCATATGTATTGTCGGCATGACCGGTCGCAAGTCTGGCGAACGCCGTGAGGTCGCGCTTATTCACTTGCCATGGCAAGACCAAGGCGTAGATAAAAAACTGATCGTTGCCTCACAAGGCGGTATGGATAAACATCCGGTGTGGTATCACAATATTAAAGCCAATCCAGACATTGATATTATGGTCACCGGGCTAAAGCACGATTACACCGCGCGACAAATTTCAGAAGATGAAAAGCGCGCACTATGGCCACATTTGCTAAGTCTTTACCCTGATTTTGACGAATATCAAGCTCGCACCGACCGCGCAATCCCTGTATTTGTCTGCGAGCCCAAATGA